TCCTGACTCCGGAATCGGGATCAAACCCATCAGTCCTTTCGGGACCAAGCGTCTGGTGCGCAAGGCCATCCAGTACGCCCTCGCTCGCAAGCGGCCCAGTGTGACCCTGGTGCACAAAGGAAACATCATGAAATATACCGAGGGGGCCTTTTGCAAGTGGGGCTACGAGTTGGCCCGGGAGGAATTCCCCGATCGCACCGTCCCGGAGTCAGAGATCGCCAAGCGCTACCCGGAGGGGGTCCCGGAAGGGGTGGTGGTCATCAACGACCGCATTGCCGACGCCATGTTTCAGTGGGCCCTTTTGCGCCCGGCAGACTACAGTGTGCTGGCCATGCCCAACCTGAACGGTGATTACATGTCCGATGCCCTGGCCGCCCAGGTGGGAGGCCTAGGCATGGCTCCCGGGGCGAACATCGGCGACGGATACGCCGTCTTTGAGGCCACCCACGGCTCGGCCCCCAAGTATGCCGGCCAGGATAAGGTCAATCCCTCTTCCCTGGTCCTTTCCGGGATGATGATGCTGGAGTACCTGGGCTGGGAGGAGGCGGCCCGGCTGGTATGGGAGGGTATTGCCCGGACGGTACAGCAGAAGATTGTGACCTACGACCTGGCCCGACAGATCGAAGGGGCCCGGGAGGTGAAGTGTTCGGAGTTCGGAGAGGCCGTAATCGAAAATATAATGAAGCTATAGAGGGAGCAGAAATGGCCAGGGAATACCGGCCGGAGGAAATTGAGGAAAAGTGGCAGAGGGTGTGGGAGGAAAGGGAGGTCTTCCGGGCGGTGGAAGACCCCCAAAAGTCCAAGTATTACGTGTTGGAGATGTTTCCCTATCCCTCGGGCCGGATACACATGGGCCATGTGCGCAACTACACCATCGGGGACGTCATTGCCCGTTACAAGAAGATGCGGGGCTTCAACGTGCTGCACCCCATGGGTTGGGACGCCTTCGGGCTTCCGGCCGAAAATGCGGCCCTCAAACACGGGGTGCATCCGGCGGACTGGACCTATGACAACATCGCCTACATGCGGCGGCAACTCCGCCGTCTGGGCTTTAGTTACGACTGGGCTCGAGAATTCGCCACCTGCGATCACGAATATTACCGCCACGAACAGCTCTTTTTTATCCAGATGCTCGAGCGGGGCCTGGCCTATCGCA
This portion of the Thermosulfurimonas marina genome encodes:
- the icd gene encoding isocitrate dehydrogenase (NADP(+)); the encoded protein is MAPEKITLNPDGTLEVPDEPIIPYIEGDGIGVDITPVMKKVLDAAVEKAYGGRRRIHWKEVLAGEKAKEATGSYLPEETLQAIREHVVAIKGPLTTPVGGGIRSLNVTIRQVLDLYACVRPVRWVPGTPSPVKHPELVDMVVFRENTEDVYAGIEWESGSPEARRLIEFVREELGKEIRPDSGIGIKPISPFGTKRLVRKAIQYALARKRPSVTLVHKGNIMKYTEGAFCKWGYELAREEFPDRTVPESEIAKRYPEGVPEGVVVINDRIADAMFQWALLRPADYSVLAMPNLNGDYMSDALAAQVGGLGMAPGANIGDGYAVFEATHGSAPKYAGQDKVNPSSLVLSGMMMLEYLGWEEAARLVWEGIARTVQQKIVTYDLARQIEGAREVKCSEFGEAVIENIMKL